tatcttcataaatagacttcatgaagatacagactgcctttacagtctgtatcttctactttacctaatcctctgtttctgtgcaagcaaggccgggcgccgccatcttgatgacgcaacttgcgttccaacgatggaacgcaaatgacgtcatcaagatggcggcgcccagccttgcttacacagaaacGAAAGAGTAgctaaggcataagatacagactgcaaaggcagtctgtatcttcatagatagacttagggaaagatatactttaatattagggacagtgaaatttagatgataggttctctttaagtctcactcggttgcgagtattggaacataaatatggAAATAGCCAAGGGGCtatatatcagggtggtttggtgaactccccactgggaggcaccccttagcaacaggctttccttctctggagggatatctggctgactcgtaactgaggcttcaagggccctttttttttttttttttgcataatatgttattacataagcaaagttagacaaattcctaatatacactaattataggaaatgcacatatagtgctatttccctcaatttattagaaaaggcaggcttcaatttctctaaaaaaaacaaaaacaaaacgctGCAGTCATGACCCAGTTGTTACCTGaaatgtccagcagggggcgcagtatatatagacatcacatgtaaaaaaaatattagggCCCTTTCTGTGCTTTAGGGACAAAATTCAGCcagaaaagcatccagacctcccATGAACTTGTTTAGCGAGTCAGCCATGAAAATATCATGTGGTAGAGAGTTTAGTATTTTTTCCCACTCCTCCATATAGATCTTCTAGGTTTTGGAGCTTTTGCTGGGCAAAATTGAGTCTTAGACTTTTCTGTTGGGTTCAGGTCCAGTGACCTCTCCAGGACGTTGAAATGCTTTATACGgagccccatccatcctccctttaaTATGGTGCAGTCGTCCTGTCTCCTTTGTAGAAAAGCACCCCTAAAGTATAATTTTTCTACCCCCATGCTTCAAATGGACATGTGCTGccgtgagcagggggaccttgcatGCACTgtaggattttaatccatgacaaCGTAGTATGTGTTACGGTAATCTCGAGAATGTGGTCCAATGGTTGtttccttctcaccaagctgcttgtctGTGGTTCTGTAGCCCatgccagccttgtgcaggtccacaattttgtccctggtgtgcTTAGATAGCTATTTCTTCTTGgctatggtggagaggttggagtgtgattaatTGATTagcgtggacaggtgtttttttttttatacgggtaacgagttcaaacaggtgcaagtAGGGAGAGTAGGATGAAACTAACAGGTCTTTGAAAGACAGAATTCTTTCTGGTTGgttggtgatcaaatacttatttcaagcaataaaatgcaaagttaatatttttaaaaaaaatcatacaatgtgattttctggatttctttttttaaaattgattctttctctcacagttgaagtgtacatACGATAAAAAATGCAGACCtccccattctttgtaggtgggaaaatttGCTAAGTGCAGTGTTTAAAAATACCTATCTTCCCCACTGTATACGTATAGTGACGttggagggggatatatatatatatatatatatatatatatatgttgtgtgtctgtatatagtgacattctggggctgtagtgtgtgcgtaagtgtatatgtatgtatatatatatatatatatatatatatatatatatatatatacacatactgtatatatatatatatcttcttcCTCACCCACTTGCACTTTACTTACTGGGAACTGCAGTCCGTCAGGCACTAAGCCAGTTCTGAGAATGCGGAACCCCAGCACTTAGTGAGGATGCAGGAGGTGCTGCATGTCAGCTGCTGCTCAGAAAGATGTTCCTGACCCCAAATATCCTGCAGCCACTGCCCCCCCCAGACAGTGACCACAATGAGGGACAGTCTCCTGTACCCCGCACTCCTGAGGACCCTATATCCTTAGATAACACAGTATACGGTATACAGTATGACAGACCTGATTCTTGGAGAAAGATGGGGGACCACTGCTGCCTCCCTGAGGAGATCCGAGTCTTCCATCCCTGTAGATAACACAAAGTAATGTTATGGATCCGTCCTGTCAGCCGCCGGTCATCATCCACTCAGGGGAGGAGATGCCACTCACCTGAGTTGTGGCGCAGTCTTATCAACCACAGCTGGAGGGACTCTGGTGTCGGGGCCCGAAACAGATATTCAGAGCCATCCATTAATCTGCAAGAGGAGGAAAGAGGCCATAGACATTACTGATACTGCAGAAGACTTGTCATGTCACATAGGCctctcaaaagttttgatcagtgggggtttggggactaaccccccccccccaataatcacTGTATGCAGCTGTAGGGGTGAAGACTATATACCAAGAATATGCGGTGTATAGAGCTGTGGTGGGAAGGGGTagtatatactgagtatatatgaTATACGTGTATTGTGACAtgggagggggtgtatatatgtgtaaagtGACATTGGGGGCTGTAGTCTACTTGCCCGCTCAGACTTTATCTCCTGGAAAATGTAATTCATCTGCCACTAAAATAATTTTGAGAATGTGGAGCCCCCACACTTGGTAAAGGATAAGGCCAGCGCTGCatgtctgctgctgctcaggaggaaGCGACCTGTGAGCTCGGGGGCGAATAGACCAGAAGGGGAGAGCCAAGGGGCTCTGCACAGTAAGTAGACTGGCTGTGCACTCACCGCAGCCGGAAGCAGTTGTCCCTCTTTGTGTAGTCAGATTCTGGGGTGCAGAGTGCTCCTGTGAGGTGCAGTGGGGGAGCAGATGCAGATCTCTATGGAGGTAGATTAGGGTCAGTCAGCACCATGGATAGAAGCACAAAAACCCCCAGAGCTAACAATCACGACATAGAAACAACAGCTAATGTGAGTGAACAGTGACTGAtgtgaagaggttctgcagcagctgggactGTTATCAGCTGATATTAAGTGCTGCAAGATGCACATGCACCTCATCTACCTTATAATTCACCAGCAAGAAGACACATCATCCACAGTCCTTGAAGGATTCAGTTCTGCAGACACTCACCTTTGTGGAATGTTTGTGGTCATGGTAGAAACAGAGAGTTCGTCTCACCAGCACTGCATAGAACATCCCCCATGTGCGACTGGAGGCCTGAGGACAGCAAGAGATTATGATGATGAACAGGTCAGATGTCAAAATAGGCATCAGGTCCCGCCCACTGCGACAGACAGCACCAGGAACTATGACAAACCAAATAAAAGAACCGCCCACTGTGACAAACAAAATCCTGCAATATCCTCTGTATTCTGCCACACCCTTCTGATCAATTCATTTTCTGCTCACCTTCCGGCCCCCGAGCTGCAGGATGTGTTTCCTCTCCAGAGTCCCCTCCATCAGCTGGAAGTCCAGTTTCCGGGTCACCTGCAACAACAAGACAAAGACCACATAAACACCCAGGCAATCTattatacccccatatacagacaAAGAAGTCATATAAACACCCAGGCAATCTATTCTACCCTCATATACAGATAAAGAAGTCATATAAACACCCACAGGCAATCTATCCTACCCTCATATAtagacaaagggccctattccaccagacgattatcgttcagattatcgttaaatcgttcgaatctaaacgataatcgttcggttaaaatgcagttaacgattaacgaccgaacaagaaatcgttgatcgctttataagacctggacctatttttatcgttgctcgttcgcaaatcgttcgcattgagtaagacttcgttcggtcgttcgcagtagatacgaacgcaatagcgaagaaaaaacgatcccAAATACgataataagtaacgattatcgttccatggaaatgagtgaacgttttcaggtctttcgcaatagcggtcgtttgagatcgttaatgattatgcgaatgataatcgtccagtggaatagggcccaaagaagTCATGTAAACACCCAGGTAATCTATTAAACCCCTATATACACGTGGAGAAGTCATATAAACACCAAGGCAAACTAATATACCCCTTATACAGAGGGAGAAGTTATATAAACACCCAGGTAATCTATTCTACCCTGCATACAGACGGAGAAGTCATATAAACACCTAGGTAAGCTATTATACACCGTATACAGGCGTAGGAGTCATATGAACAGCCAGGTAATCTATCATACCCCTTATACAGATGGAGGAATCAGATAAACACCCAGGCAATCTATTATACCCCTTATACAGGCTGAAGAGTAATATAAACACAAAGTTAAactattatacacagtatacaggcggAGGAGTCATAGAAACACCCATGTAATCTATTATACCCCTTATACAGATAGAGAAATCATATAAACACCCAGGTAatgtattatacactgtatacaagcgGAGGAGTCATATAAACAGTAAAGTAGTCTATTATACCCTTTATACAGATAGAGGAGTCATGTAAACTAATATACTCCTTATACAGGTGGAGGAGTCATATAAACACCCAGGTATACTCTGTAGACAGGCAAAGGGGTCATATAAACAACCAGGTaatctattacaccccatatacaGACATAAGAGTCATATAAACATCTAGGTTATCTATTATACCCTGTATACAGGAGTGACATAAATGCCTTCACACCTTGAACGCGGACTCTTCAGTCTCAGGTGGAGGAATCTGTGAACTTGGCACTGATCCACTTTTGCTGATCTCTGGATAGCAGGGTGTTAGGGCAGGGACTGTACTCTGACTCTTCTCCCTATAGGTGGCGGAGGGTGGCAGAGTAAATGTGGCCACCAGCATGTTGGGCTCAGCCCCCATCACCACCTGGCTATTCGGTTTTCTATGAGACTCATGTTTTACTGGAGACAAGCGACCTCCCACCATCTCCTTTGGTGCCATATGGTGAGTTTGTGCTGGGCATACCAGTGGAGCCTTCTTGGCATTATTCCATATGCCTTCCAGCTCCTCGTCATCATTCTCCAACAATTCTTGGTCTGGATGGTAAACGTCTGCAAGTGAACTTGCCTTAGAGAATATCCTTTTGCCAAGCGAGGTCTCTATGGGACTGTAGGGGTCATGTGGGTGGTGGGATGGTTCAAGTGTGTGGAGGACACAGTCAGAGGGAAATGTTACTGCTTGTTGTCCATCATCAGGATGCTCCTTTGTTCCTCCTGTCTCTGTAAGGGCTGAAGATAAGGTGGCTGCTCCCCTTGTGTTTCGGAAGACTGGAGACAAGGTGAGTGCTTCTCCTGTTTTTTGAAGGACCCTAGATGAGGAGGTAGTTCCTTCTGTTTCTTGTAACACTGTAGATGACGGGATAGCTCCTTTTGTCTCTCGCAGGACTGTAAACAATGTTGTAGGTCCTTCTGTCTTTTGTAGGATTGTAGATGAGATTGTAGGCCCTTCTTTCTCTCGGTGGACTGTAGATGAGGTTGCAGGTCCTCCTGTATCTTGTAGGACTTTAGACAAAGTTTTAGGCCTTCCTATGTCTTGTAGAACTGTAAAGGAGATGGTGGGTCCTCCTTTCTCTTGTAGGACTGTAGATGAAGTTGTGGGCCCACGTGTCTCTTGTAGGACTGTAGATGATGTTGTAGACCCTCCCATCTCTAGCAGGTTTGAAGAGGAGATGGTAGGCCCCTGTGTCTCCTGCAGGAGTATGTCGGAGATGGTAGGTCCTCCTGTCTCTTGTGGTACTGTGGAGAAGATGGTAGGAACTCCTGTCTCTTGTAGGACTGTAAATGACGTTTTAGGTCCTCCTGCCTCTTGTAGGAGTGTAGAGGAGACTGTAAATCCTCTCGTCTTTTGTAGGACTTTAGATGAAGTTCTACATTCTCCTGTCTGTAGTAGGACTGTACAGGAGGTGGTAGAGCCTTCTGTCACTTGTAGGACTGGAGATGTATTGGTAGCTTCTTCATCTGTGTCTTGGAGGACTGGACATGTGGCAATAGCCCTTGAATCTGAGACATCACGGATTAGTGAAGCATCTTCACGACTCTTGGGTGAATTCATGGTTTCCTCGTTTGTATCCCAGTCAGGGTCAAGCTGCTCTAAGACAATAGGGGACAATCTGTCTATCTCATAGTTTTCAATGAAGTCTTCTAACTCCTGACACTCCTGTGAGCTGGCCGAAGACTTTCCATACCCATGAATGTTCTGCCTACAAAATCCTGAGCTACTAGTCAGGGCTTCTAGCCATGCCTTGGTGCCTGACCAAGGTGTGTCTCCTCCAGTGATGGACAGCTGTTCTTCTGTCACCTCCAACTTCTCGGCTGTAGGTTTTGGCTTTGTTTTAGAATATAAGTGTTGAGCATCTCCAGAGTCTTCTGTGGCAATCACTGTAAGCGTGTCCTGGATATTGTCCAACATGTGAGGTTCTTTGGAGACCTGTGGGGTTAGGACAATACCTACAGGAAGATGTGGGCAAGAACTGGGCACTGTATTGGGACCTGACATAAGACTTTTCTTAGAACCAGATCCACATTCTGCATCAATGTCCCTACTGAGTGGGTTCCTTACATAGTTTACAAATGTCTCAAGTTCTCCACTTGTCTCTCGAGTTGGGAGGTTCTTCTCCTGCTTTGGGGGCCAAGTGGAGGTCTGGTATCTGGGACCCTCTTTGGTGTTGTCTTTTCTGTCTGGGTAAAGTTCCATGATCCCTTGTATTGTACATCTCTCAGCTTTCTCCTTTCTCCTCAGAGTCTTGAAAAATATCTTGGATGTGATTGTCGAAGGAGCACCAGTGGAAGATTCAGATGGAGGCAACAAGGAATCATGTCCAGATATGGGAATGTTCCTGGAGATTCGTGGCACAGTCAGGCTTTGGTAAGTTCCCTGTGCTTCTTCCTTCATGTTTAAATATGAGCTCACCTGGGCATGAACGAAAGAGAGACAGACCTGAGCATCAGAGACATACAAGGGTGAGACACCCAGAGATGGGAAAAGTGACATCTGAAGTATAAATGAAAGTGATGAGGAAGATGTGTGGGTATGAAGGTGAGGAGGGAGATATGTGGTAATGATGGTAATGGGGAGATATGTGGGTATGAAGGTAATGGGGAGATATGTGGGTATAAAGGTGATGAGGAGATATGTAGGTATAAAGGTGAGAAGTGAGATATGGTATAAAGGTGAAGAGGGAGATATCTGGATTCGAATGTGATGGAGGAGCTATGTGGGCAAAAAAGGTGATGAGATATGTGGGTATAAAGGTGATGGAGGAGATATCTGGGTATGAAGGTGGGAGATATATGCGTATGAAAGGGATGAGGGCACATGTGGGCATGAAGGTGAGGAGGAAGATAGGTGGATATAATGGTGTTGGAGATATGTGGGTATGCAGGTGATGAggacatatgtgggtataaaggTGATGAAGAAGATACCAAGGTATGAAGGTGATGTGGGGAGATATCTGGGTATGAAGGTGATGGGGAGATATCTGGGTATAAAGGTAGCAGGGTGACCTGTGGTTATGACGGTAATGAGGAGATATGTGGGTATGAAGGTGAGGAGGGAGATGTGTGTTTATGAAGGTGATAGGGAGATATGTGTGTGTTTGAAGGAGGCGAGGAGATATCTGGGCATGAAGGTGATGGAGGCGATATCTGGATATGAAGGTGAGGAGGGAGATATCTGGGCATGAAGGTGAGGAGGGAGATATGTGAGTATGAAAGTGATAAGGAGATTTGTTGGTATGGAGATAATAAGGAGATTTGTGGGAATAAAGATGAGGGGGGGAGATATGTAAGTATAAAGGTAAAGAGGGAGATGTCTGGGCATGAAGGTGATGGAGGGAGATATGTGGGTATGGAGGTGATAAGGAGATATGTGGGAATAAAGATGAGGAGGGAGATATGTAAGTATGAAGGTGATGAGGAGATATGTGGGCATGAAGGTGATGGATGCAATTTCTGGGTATGAAGGTGATGAGGAGATATGTGGGGTCTGGGTATGAAGGTGATGAGGAGATATGTGGGAATGAAGGTGATGGATGCGATATCTGGGTATGAAGATGAGGAGGGAGATATCTGGGGTCTGGGTATGAAGGTGATGAGGAGATATGTGGGCACCTCACTAGGACTCATCATGGGCCATCATGTTGAGCTGTTCACCTGAATGCTATATAAAGGATAAAAGAATAGTCTGGGGATGGAGCAAATCTCAGCAGTGGACGTTGTCGCTGCTGTGTGTATGGACTGTAGAGACACAGGTTAGCATAGTAATACATCCCCCCCCAGTGGCCAAGCAACCATAAAATCACAGCAAACCAGCAGGAAGCAAACAAATGAGCATATCTAAGAAGGTGACCATAAAATCGGTACACAGACACACCATTACAGGAGCACGTCCCCTACTCGCCAGGATTCTTATGTAGTGACCAGCAGCCATATCAGTATAGTCTGCTGGAGACCAGCGCTAaataccccccacccctcccaaCACCATAACTGTGCTTGACACTCCCAGTACCTAGGGTATCTGCATCACAACAGTGATCATGGTGGCCATATTATCCCAGTGACTGTAGTGTGCTCAGCCATCACCCATAATACAACCAAGAACCCTCATCTGGGGAAGCTCCACCCCATAATGAAAGAAGCCCCACCTCCAGATACATCTACATATCCTGTGCTGATCCTGACCGCAGCTCCACATGCTGTCACAtcatgtctaagggccctattccaccggacgattatcgttcagattatcgttaaatcgttcgaatctaaacgataatagttcggttgaaatgcagttaacgattaacgaccgaacgagaaattgttgatcgctttataagacctggacctatttttatcgttgctcgttcgcaaaacgttcgcaaatcgtttgcattgaataagatgttgttcggtcgttcgcaatagatacgaacgcaatagcgaataaatagcgaagaaaaactatcgcaattatgattataagtaacgattatcgttccatggaaatgagtgaacattttcaggtctttcgcaatagcgatcgtttgagattgttaatcgttaacgattatgcaaacgataatcgtctggtggaatagggccctaattctctAGTCAGAGCTGCACTCCGTGTTCTactgtatagtgagtgcagctctagaggtgACTGGTGGATAGGGCATGATGCGTTCCTCTGTGTTATGTGGAGGTGTATTGGAGGAGGAGTAGTACTCTCATCATCTGGCAGGTTAGTATATTAGTTGAGGTGTAAACACTCCGCCACTACAAGCTGTCACACGCTGCACTCTGATTGGTCAGTTACCTCGGTCACTACAGGAAGGGATAGACGTTTCTTTCTCTTTAAGCTCCTATATGTGCCCTCCAGCACCCCCTGACAGCGCCTCCAAAAGGACTTGTGGGGGGAGTGTGGCTGAGCGGATGGAAGAAAGAGACATGTAGCATTACATGACGGGGGAAGGGGGGCAATCGCTTATTCCTGCGGACCCTGATTGGTTGGTGTTCCCCCCCCAGCCAAGTGACCCCGTTACCACCCATCTTCTCACCATCTCTGCTTTTTCTTCCTGGGGTTCGTGGATCACAGGTCCTGCCGGTAGATTTTTTGGCTCCAGCCACAAGGGCCCCTTAGTGCATTTCCGgggacccccctcctccatgtctgTGCCCTCTAGGGGTCTGCAGGATGGGGGCTGGAAAGATATAGGACTGAGGGCCCTCCTCCTGTACTTGCGCagtgtggggcccctgggtgcgGGCCGGGGCCttacatcctcatcctccagacaTTCAAACTCTTCCAAGGAGGCGGAGCCAGATGCAATCTGCACGGGGAGAGGACAGATTATAATGTGATTATATCAGTACAGGAGATTATAGTATTATGTGTGATTATATCAGCATAGAAGATTATAGTTTTATATGATTATAAAGTTTTATGTGTTGTTCGATGGGGCACAGACCTTTAGGTCCTCCACGTTGCCAGCGTCTTCGTTTGCCTTTATTCCCATAACCCTCTTGTGTTTCTGGCATCTCCACCTCATGAGTAACCAGCTGAGCAGCCCCTGCACCTCCTCCAGCCGCTCACGGATCTGTGGGGTCATCAATCATTGGGATCAGGATAAATGAAACATAACGTATAGCGTGCTGAGACCGCCATGACACCGGCACTCTCACCATCCGTGCCAGCATGTGATCCTCTCCAATCAACTTCCAGCCAATCCCAGACAGTGCCTCAAACTCCTTCAGCTTCTTTTCCATTGTCCTTTCTAGCTCCTCTCTCTGCGAACGGCTGAGACGGCCCCTGGGACTCCCAGACAAGATCTGATCTCTGGTGACCTCCGTCCATGATCTGAGGAAAAAGGGTCGAGAAACAGGAAAtaacacaggagaggaggagattatacagaggagaggaggagattatacagagGACAGAAGGAAATTATACCGAGGAGAGGAGGATATTATACAGAGGACAGAAGGAAATTATACCGAGGAGAGGAGAAGATTAtaccgaggagaggaggagattatacagaggagaggaggagattatacagaggagaggaggagattatacagagattacatgcacagacagggaGCGGGAAGCAGAGGGATCCTTAGATCGTTTGGGTGTTCCATTGAAGACAGCTgcggtctgctgctgcagctcctattaCAGGGGGTGACGTGTAGCAGACAGTCGCAGCACACATTGTGGTCTTAAAACACGTTGAAAGACCATGCTTAacagacattgtgcatgtcagctgatcgtggtcttttaacatgttttattacactaaactattttcaGCCTGAACGATCGGTAATCAGTCATGAAggacgataatcattcagtgtaatggtgcgtttacacaggcagatttatctgacacattttttaagccaaagccaggaacagaccataaaccgggaacgggtcataaaggaaagactgagatttctccacttttcaaatccattcctggctttggcttccaaaatctgtcagataaatctgcctgtgtaaacgcaccataatagggccttaagacattaTATTGTCGAGAGGAGGGGATTATACAGAGAAAAGGAAAAGATTATattgaggagaggaggagaatatacagaggagaggaagagattttactgaggagaggagatt
This sequence is a window from Dendropsophus ebraccatus isolate aDenEbr1 chromosome 15, aDenEbr1.pat, whole genome shotgun sequence. Protein-coding genes within it:
- the LOC138774171 gene encoding uncharacterized protein isoform X2, which produces MRKPQPFTIGTRLSIPKCPDFSTSCSGSAGNNHLSGYLVQDAPPSPPGGAAHSHSPVTCMTDRDHLTPGSLVRSIRKITLSRRAETAAMSPQLLARTSHGNCNNNNSRGLRHVTPGAIDPPHDWSVRECHRTAKSPGPPSDSVSDDIRIAPSTGSHLRAGRDSRAPPDIAQLCREIKQVERWVQCKLQDLTDGGDTGSSALLQKKIQTYEGTVLRLSQMVDQVSRAQPSGATSVCSQFQTLRDQWQMLKKMASNQNCTSSGATTLLEFNKKADELEMWMREKEEIPPLPLLLDQNLDKVQITRKILDLRQEQVHYGCLQEDINSLAQKLEKHGRPESRAASTRRKHLNRMWLRLQNLLHEHHQSLQMALEAASLWHEADTILRALEEKSHSAGVLSKDDDHGDQNLRDIASQIMMLDVTVSQVSKLHPLLSSRALQKHQQVKECWARLQHTLRTEKTREAGDPEQSSVGNQEQGLLGGDVPAGCQIEKTKGRTVPVLNMQQVRSQVIGQRPTEAKRCTGSVTSQPGTNHNTQKGTSVTPEVRQLLRELSSSCQWLQGVEQLVSEPTAMRSPELIRKDLKHITLLERQVKARGSALQGLRRNSKRCRKPKCLTEEMEEKIQEVEERFRTLQDTLQRRVSDLRDTLVLSEFMKVVQMEEERKQKETMTPRGAIRGKSDAPATVRSQTFTPLEELQEAVEILNDAVKERERALADSREAAELESKISALSQIMAAAHAKLQDVRSQLEAAEKEFVSVKREAELRDLQGAISQQQQVEADVSKTIGAEVRRLQERREQLQDLSLAWNLSANRSIEDAVRTWNDLQAAVQENKARLQKTERLREFFLQYLGMISWTEVTRDQILSGSPRGRLSRSQREELERTMEKKLKEFEALSGIGWKLIGEDHMLARMIRERLEEVQGLLSWLLMRWRCQKHKRVMGIKANEDAGNVEDLKIASGSASLEEFECLEDEDVRPRPAPRGPTLRKYRRRALSPISFQPPSCRPLEGTDMEEGGPRKCTKGPLWLEPKNLPAGPVIHEPQEEKAEMVSSYLNMKEEAQGTYQSLTVPRISRNIPISGHDSLLPPSESSTGAPSTITSKIFFKTLRRKEKAERCTIQGIMELYPDRKDNTKEGPRYQTSTWPPKQEKNLPTRETSGELETFVNYVRNPLSRDIDAECGSGSKKSLMSGPNTVPSSCPHLPVGIVLTPQVSKEPHMLDNIQDTLTVIATEDSGDAQHLYSKTKPKPTAEKLEVTEEQLSITGGDTPWSGTKAWLEALTSSSGFCRQNIHGYGKSSASSQECQELEDFIENYEIDRLSPIVLEQLDPDWDTNEETMNSPKSREDASLIRDVSDSRAIATCPVLQDTDEEATNTSPVLQVTEGSTTSCTVLLQTGECRTSSKVLQKTRGFTVSSTLLQEAGGPKTSFTVLQETGVPTIFSTVPQETGGPTISDILLQETQGPTISSSNLLEMGGSTTSSTVLQETRGPTTSSTVLQEKGGPTISFTVLQDIGRPKTLSKVLQDTGGPATSSTVHREKEGPTISSTILQKTEGPTTLFTVLRETKGAIPSSTVLQETEGTTSSSRVLQKTGEALTLSPVFRNTRGAATLSSALTETGGTKEHPDDGQQAVTFPSDCVLHTLEPSHHPHDPYSPIETSLGKRIFSKASSLADVYHPDQELLENDDEELEGIWNNAKKAPLVCPAQTHHMAPKEMVGGRLSPVKHESHRKPNSQVVMGAEPNMLVATFTLPPSATYREKSQSTVPALTPCYPEISKSGSVPSSQIPPPETEESAFKVTRKLDFQLMEGTLERKHILQLGGRKASSRTWGMFYAVLVRRTLCFYHDHKHSTKRSASAPPLHLTGALCTPESDYTKRDNCFRLRLMDGSEYLFRAPTPESLQLWLIRLRHNSGMEDSDLLREAAVVPHLSPRIRSLMPDLCQSVPVRAAEPVVNPPFWKEAENMAAEIPKPNSHLLLPDTDGADSESNLPGRRRSQSFSSVVYQKVTPVSGPQDSCSSFSVTVYIDEPLIPRSRCHSFAAPQGGLFSRHAADLKPRNKSVFRKFFRKKE